Proteins from one Mycobacterium adipatum genomic window:
- a CDS encoding response regulator transcription factor, whose amino-acid sequence MRVLIVEDEPRLSSTLAIGLRAEGYAVVEAANGIDGLWQATEHEFDVVVLDIMLPGLNGYEVLRRMRARSVWTPVLMLTAKDGEYDQTDAFDLGADDYLTKPFSFIVLVARLRALVRRAAPHKPPTLTAGTLTVDPGRRIVQRGDKTLSLTPREYGVLEYLMRNKNVAVTKADILRNVWDAHYDGPDNVVEVYVGYVRRKIDIPFGTNTIETIRGVGYRLAADS is encoded by the coding sequence ATGAGAGTTCTGATCGTCGAGGACGAGCCCCGGTTGAGTTCCACCCTGGCAATCGGACTGCGTGCCGAGGGATACGCCGTCGTGGAGGCCGCCAACGGCATCGACGGCCTCTGGCAGGCCACCGAACACGAATTCGACGTCGTGGTGCTCGACATCATGCTGCCCGGCCTCAACGGCTACGAGGTGCTCCGCCGGATGCGCGCACGTTCGGTGTGGACACCGGTGCTGATGCTGACCGCCAAGGACGGCGAGTACGACCAGACCGACGCCTTCGACCTCGGCGCCGACGATTACCTGACCAAACCATTCTCGTTCATCGTGTTGGTGGCCAGACTGCGCGCCCTGGTGCGCCGCGCGGCACCACACAAACCACCGACGCTGACCGCGGGCACGCTCACCGTGGACCCCGGCAGGCGCATCGTGCAACGCGGAGACAAGACGCTGTCATTGACCCCGCGTGAGTACGGGGTGCTGGAGTATCTGATGCGCAACAAGAACGTCGCCGTCACCAAGGCCGACATCCTGCGCAACGTCTGGGACGCACACTACGACGGGCCGGACAACGTCGTCGAGGTATACGTCGGCTATGTGCGCCGCAAGATCGATATTCCGTTCGGCACCAACACCATCGAGACGATCCGCGGAGTCGGCTACCGGTTGGCCGCCGACAGCTGA
- the ectA gene encoding diaminobutyrate acetyltransferase produces the protein MTSAHVAPDAVGAARNWTGMLRRPQGSDALAIRELVAETQVLDLNSAYAYLLLSTDFADTSIVAEDDGDVLGFITGYRPPPRPDVLFVWQVAVAPRAQRGGLAAAMLDALVCRMLSEEGAGPLTVEATVSPGNARSRAFFGAFARRHDVPLTEQPHFTADQLDAEGAHEDEPLLRIGPIDAPR, from the coding sequence ATGACATCTGCACACGTGGCTCCGGATGCCGTTGGCGCAGCGCGCAATTGGACGGGCATGCTACGCCGCCCACAAGGCTCCGATGCTCTCGCGATACGCGAGCTGGTGGCCGAAACCCAAGTGCTGGACCTCAATTCCGCTTACGCATACCTGCTGCTGAGCACCGACTTCGCGGATACCTCGATCGTCGCCGAGGACGACGGCGATGTGCTGGGTTTCATCACCGGCTATCGGCCGCCACCGCGACCCGATGTGCTGTTCGTCTGGCAGGTCGCGGTGGCGCCGCGTGCGCAACGTGGCGGGTTGGCCGCCGCGATGCTCGACGCCCTGGTGTGCCGAATGCTCTCCGAAGAGGGCGCCGGCCCGTTGACCGTCGAGGCGACCGTGTCCCCGGGCAACGCGAGGTCGCGAGCCTTCTTCGGCGCCTTCGCGCGCCGCCACGATGTCCCGCTGACAGAACAGCCGCACTTCACCGCGGACCAACTCGATGCCGAAGGCGCCCACGAGGACGAACCCCTGCTGCGGATCGGTCCGATCGACGCCCCGAGGTGA
- the thpD gene encoding ectoine hydroxylase: protein MSAASQDRLHDPYPTRLDHAIAPVPRHEPSVWGDAGSGPLPSVDLDAFAAQGYLIRPDTVGEDALAPLGHELERLAAELDADDPRVIREPGGTIRSIFAPHLLSALVADVVRLDTVLPVARQLLGSDVYIHQARINLMPAFTGTGFYWHSDFETWHAEDGMPAMRAVSCSIALTRNYPYNGSLMVIPGSHRTFYPCVGATPRDHHTSSLVAQRIGVPDENTLTKAVDADGIEQFTGAAGSALWFDCNLLHGSGSNITPLPRSNVFLVFNSVDNLLTAPYAADGIRPEYLAARATRSLGLAAPSA from the coding sequence ATGAGCGCCGCGTCGCAGGACCGCCTCCATGACCCGTATCCGACCCGTCTGGACCATGCGATCGCTCCCGTTCCGCGCCACGAGCCATCGGTCTGGGGCGATGCCGGCAGCGGTCCGCTGCCTTCCGTGGACCTGGATGCCTTTGCCGCGCAGGGATACCTGATCCGGCCCGACACGGTGGGCGAGGATGCGCTGGCACCGCTGGGCCACGAGCTGGAGCGCCTGGCCGCCGAACTGGACGCCGATGATCCGAGGGTGATCCGCGAGCCCGGCGGCACCATCCGCTCGATCTTTGCGCCGCATCTGCTCAGCGCTCTGGTCGCCGATGTGGTGCGTCTCGACACCGTGCTGCCCGTGGCGCGCCAGCTGCTCGGCAGTGACGTCTACATCCATCAGGCGCGAATCAACCTGATGCCGGCGTTCACCGGGACCGGCTTCTACTGGCATTCCGATTTCGAGACCTGGCACGCCGAGGACGGGATGCCGGCGATGCGCGCGGTGTCCTGCTCGATCGCACTCACCCGCAACTACCCCTACAACGGATCGTTGATGGTGATCCCCGGGTCGCACCGGACCTTCTACCCGTGTGTGGGCGCCACGCCCCGGGACCACCACACCTCGTCGCTGGTGGCCCAGCGGATCGGGGTACCCGACGAGAACACCCTCACCAAGGCGGTCGATGCCGACGGTATCGAACAGTTCACCGGCGCAGCCGGATCCGCGCTCTGGTTCGACTGCAACCTGCTGCACGGATCGGGGTCGAACATCACCCCGCTGCCGCGCTCGAATGTCTTCCTGGTGTTCAACTCCGTCGACAACTTGCTCACCGCGCCGTATGCGGCCGACGGGATCCGGCCGGAGTACCTCGCGGCCCGGGCCACCCGCTCGCTCGGGCTCGCGGCGCCCTCGGCGTGA
- a CDS encoding HAMP domain-containing sensor histidine kinase, which yields MRRGLVRPATWGISARSAFVAASVVFVALGVTGVLLAAVLYRSLLSDVDNAAAARVAQVAAVIAAQGPGALDAELLATDTRVLAVQVIGADGAVWRRSAGAPSTPLIPVGEIGVGPRIGMPEHDSPFGQIRFSAQTVAGPDGARYTVVVGEGSPLVLSTVGTVVTALAVAAPVVIAVSAAATYLLVRRSMRSVDDIRSRVADITTSDLTGRVPVPEGRDEIAALAVTMNAMLARVEAGHAAQQRFVGDASHELRSPLATIISALEVAQAHPDLLNAELAQHTLMPEAQRMRSLIDDLLLLARADERGWDIRREDVDLDDLAAGEVDWLRRHRGVEVTAHIEPVRVIGDPGALARVVRNLLDNAARHAASVVEVELRCSQGRAVLTIGDDGPGIPEADRLRVFDRFVRLDEGRSRGAGGTGLGLAIVSEIVAAHHGRVRIEDRPGGGTRAVVQLSAANR from the coding sequence ATGCGACGGGGACTGGTGCGGCCGGCGACCTGGGGGATCTCGGCCCGTTCGGCGTTCGTCGCGGCCAGCGTGGTGTTCGTGGCGCTCGGCGTCACCGGTGTGCTGCTGGCCGCGGTGCTGTATCGCTCGTTGCTCAGCGACGTCGACAACGCCGCCGCGGCCCGGGTAGCCCAGGTCGCCGCCGTCATCGCGGCACAAGGCCCCGGCGCACTGGATGCCGAACTGCTCGCCACAGATACCCGGGTGCTGGCCGTCCAGGTGATCGGGGCCGACGGCGCGGTGTGGCGCCGTTCGGCGGGCGCGCCGTCCACCCCGTTGATCCCGGTCGGTGAGATCGGCGTGGGCCCGCGCATAGGTATGCCCGAACACGATTCACCGTTCGGCCAGATCAGGTTCAGTGCCCAGACGGTCGCCGGACCGGACGGGGCGCGTTACACGGTCGTCGTCGGTGAGGGCAGTCCGCTGGTGCTCTCCACGGTGGGCACCGTGGTGACCGCTCTCGCCGTGGCGGCACCGGTGGTCATCGCGGTATCGGCGGCGGCGACCTACCTGTTGGTGCGGCGGTCCATGCGGTCGGTCGACGATATCCGCTCCCGCGTCGCCGATATCACCACCTCGGACCTGACCGGACGGGTGCCGGTGCCCGAGGGCCGCGACGAGATCGCCGCACTCGCAGTGACGATGAACGCGATGCTGGCTCGGGTCGAGGCCGGCCACGCGGCCCAGCAGCGTTTTGTCGGCGACGCCTCGCACGAGCTGCGCAGCCCGTTGGCCACCATCATTTCGGCACTCGAGGTCGCGCAAGCGCACCCGGACTTGCTCAACGCCGAGCTTGCCCAGCACACGCTGATGCCGGAGGCGCAGCGGATGCGCTCGCTGATCGACGATCTGCTGCTGCTCGCCCGCGCCGATGAGCGTGGCTGGGATATTCGCCGTGAGGATGTCGATCTGGATGATCTGGCGGCCGGCGAGGTCGATTGGTTGCGGCGCCACCGCGGTGTCGAGGTGACCGCGCATATCGAACCGGTCCGGGTCATCGGCGATCCGGGAGCGCTCGCACGGGTGGTGCGCAACCTGCTGGACAACGCGGCCCGGCATGCCGCCTCGGTGGTGGAGGTGGAACTGCGCTGCAGCCAGGGGCGCGCGGTGCTGACGATCGGTGACGACGGTCCGGGAATACCGGAGGCCGACCGGCTGCGGGTGTTCGATCGATTCGTCCGGCTGGACGAGGGGAGATCCCGCGGTGCCGGCGGCACCGGGCTGGGTCTGGCCATCGTGTCGGAGATCGTCGCCGCCCACCACGGACGGGTGCGCATCGAGGACCGTCCCGGTGGCGGGACACGCGCGGTCGTTCAGCTGTCGGCGGCCAACCGGTAG
- the ectB gene encoding diaminobutyrate--2-oxoglutarate transaminase: MLLDAVPATAPSPTDADLPSVFATVESEVRSYCRSWPTVLASGKDSWVTDTEGRRYLDFFAGAGALNYGHNNAHLKGALLEYLSGDGIVHSLDIATTAKQHFLETFDRLILKPRGLDYKVQFPGPTGTNSVEAALKLARKVTGRESIISFTNAFHGMTLGSLSVTGNSMKRAGAGIPLVHATPMPYDNYFGGVTEDFGWFERVLDDSGSGLNRPAAVIVETVQGEGGLNVARLEWLQALADLCHQREILLIVDDVQMGCGRTGEFFSFEAAGIVPDIVTLSKSISGYGLPMALTLFRPELDVWAPGEHNGTFRGHNPAFVTASKALEIFWSTAEFAAETADKGALVRAGLEKIALSHHGISARGRGMAQGLRFDDADLAADVCRAAFERGVLMETSGPSDEVVKLLPPLTTSPGDLQAGLDILAESVAVAV, translated from the coding sequence TTGCTGCTCGACGCTGTGCCCGCAACCGCTCCGTCGCCCACCGACGCCGACCTGCCGTCGGTGTTCGCCACGGTGGAATCGGAGGTACGCAGCTACTGCCGTAGCTGGCCCACGGTCTTGGCCAGCGGCAAGGACTCCTGGGTGACCGACACCGAGGGTCGCCGCTATCTCGATTTCTTCGCCGGTGCCGGTGCTCTGAACTACGGGCACAACAATGCTCACCTCAAGGGCGCGCTGCTGGAGTACCTGAGTGGTGACGGCATCGTGCACTCGCTGGACATTGCGACGACGGCCAAGCAGCACTTCCTGGAGACATTCGACCGGCTCATCCTCAAACCCCGCGGGTTGGACTACAAAGTGCAATTTCCCGGGCCGACAGGCACCAACTCCGTGGAAGCCGCGCTCAAGCTGGCCCGCAAGGTGACCGGCCGGGAATCGATCATCAGTTTCACCAACGCATTCCACGGGATGACGCTGGGTTCGCTGTCGGTGACCGGCAACTCGATGAAGCGAGCCGGCGCCGGGATCCCGTTGGTGCACGCGACGCCGATGCCCTATGACAACTATTTCGGTGGGGTCACCGAGGACTTCGGATGGTTCGAGCGGGTGCTCGACGACTCCGGTAGTGGACTGAACCGTCCGGCGGCGGTGATCGTGGAAACCGTGCAGGGTGAGGGCGGCCTGAACGTGGCCCGGCTGGAGTGGTTGCAGGCGCTGGCCGACCTGTGCCACCAGCGCGAGATCCTGTTGATCGTCGACGATGTCCAGATGGGATGTGGACGTACCGGGGAGTTCTTCAGCTTCGAGGCCGCGGGCATCGTGCCCGATATCGTGACGCTGTCCAAGTCCATCAGCGGTTACGGTCTGCCGATGGCGCTCACCCTGTTCAGGCCCGAGCTCGACGTCTGGGCGCCGGGGGAGCACAACGGAACCTTCCGTGGGCACAACCCGGCCTTCGTCACTGCCAGCAAGGCGCTCGAAATATTCTGGAGCACAGCAGAGTTCGCCGCCGAGACGGCGGACAAGGGTGCGCTGGTACGCGCCGGGCTGGAGAAGATCGCACTGTCGCACCACGGGATATCGGCCCGCGGCCGAGGAATGGCGCAAGGTCTGCGATTCGACGACGCCGATCTGGCCGCGGACGTCTGCCGCGCCGCGTTCGAACGCGGCGTCCTGATGGAGACCAGCGGGCCCTCCGATGAGGTGGTCAAGCTGCTCCCGCCGCTCACCACCTCGCCCGGCGATCTGCAGGCCGGCCTTGACATCCTGGCCGAGTCGGTCGCCGTCGCAGTCTGA
- a CDS encoding ectoine synthase, producing MIVRTTAEITGTDRDVAAGAWRSKRIVLAGDGVGFSFHETTIEASSVSEFHYRHHVEAVWIIEGTGTLTDLESGEAYPLAPGTMYLLNGHERHRVTCATQMRMLCVFNPPVSGDEVHDESGAYPAPAAV from the coding sequence ATGATCGTTCGTACCACCGCCGAGATCACCGGCACCGACCGTGACGTGGCCGCCGGGGCATGGCGCTCCAAGCGCATCGTCCTGGCGGGCGACGGGGTCGGATTCTCGTTCCACGAGACCACCATCGAAGCGTCCTCGGTCAGTGAGTTCCATTACCGCCACCACGTCGAGGCCGTGTGGATCATCGAGGGCACCGGCACCCTGACCGACCTGGAATCCGGCGAGGCGTACCCGCTCGCGCCGGGGACCATGTACCTGCTCAACGGCCACGAGCGCCACCGCGTGACCTGTGCGACGCAGATGCGGATGCTGTGCGTGTTCAACCCGCCGGTCAGCGGGGACGAGGTGCACGACGAGTCCGGCGCGTACCCGGCCCCCGCCGCCGTATGA